A single region of the Nicotiana sylvestris chromosome 6, ASM39365v2, whole genome shotgun sequence genome encodes:
- the LOC104211134 gene encoding ras-related protein Rab-2-A-like: MAYEYLMKFIIVGETGVGKTCIMNQFTEKRFDPVYDVTIGAGYGSRIITVHKKQIKLQIWDTAGQEKFRSITRAYYRDAAGALLVYDVTKRHTFERLSSWLEDIWQQGDTTVMVVGNKCDAGEDIRAVSAEEGEEFAKSNRCLFIEASAKTALNVAAAFDKTTKRIREKMGYGDVKEVDEALGINIWNWKGFRIGRTRNDENIDGAAASKRFNSCSCG, encoded by the coding sequence ATGGCGTACGAGTACCTAATGAAGTTCATAATAGTGGGCGAAACGGGAGTAGGAAAAACCTGCATTATGAACCAGTTCACAGAGAAGCGGTTCGATCCGGTTTACGACGTCACAATCGGAGCCGGATACGGGTCCAGAATAATCACCGTCCACAAGAAGCAAATCAAGCTTCAAATATGGGATACGGCGGGACAGGAGAAGTTCCGGTCAATTACGAGGGCGTATTACAGAGACGCCGCGGGAGCTTTGCTTGTTTACGATGTGACTAAAAGGCACACTTTCGAGCGGCTGTCGAGTTGGCTGGAAGATATATGGCAACAAGGCGATACGACAGTAATGGTGGTGGGGAACAAATGCGACGCCGGAGAAGATATTAGGGCTGTTAGTGCAGAGGAAGGCGAGGAATTCGCTAAGAGTAATAGATGTTTGTTCATTGAAGCTTCTGCTAAAACGGCATTGAATGTGGCGGCAGCATTTGATAAGACGACGAAGAGAATACGTGAGAAGATGGGATACGGGGATGTTAAGGAGGTGGATGAAGCTCTGGGAATTAATATTTGGAATTGGAAAGGATTTAGGATTGGAAGGACGAGGAATGATGAGAATATTGATGGAGCTGCTGCTTCTAAAAGATTCAACTCATGTTCTTGTGGTTGA